From the genome of Gemmatimonadota bacterium:
GAAACGGGAATTCTTCTCGCGGAGCGCGGCGACGTCCTCGGACGGTTGCCGGAGGTGACTCCGCTCTCGAAGCGGCTCCCCCCCCTCGCGATCGTTCCCTTTGTCTTCAGCGTCCCGTCGGAAACGCCGGCGTGGGCCGCCACGGTCGAAGTGGCAGACACGCACTGGGTTCCGATCGGGCACTTCCTCGACCCCGCATCCCACACCTATCACCACTACGACGCGGGCGAAACCGTCCTGACCTTCCCCGCCTTCTCCCTCGAGGGGAGGACGGTGTGGGGGCTCACGCACCGGATCCTGGAAGAGCTCATCCGGCGATACCGGTGACGGCTCACCCCCCGAAAAGGTCCGGCTGACCGGCCCCTTTTCCGCGTCCGGACGATCTTGCCGGGGTCGACGTCCCCTCGGGCGCCTCCTCCACCTCGGACTCCTCTTCGTCACTGTCCTCCCGAACCGACGGGGATCCGCCTCCCTCTTCCTTCCGCGACCCCACGCTCCGGGTGACTTCGGAGACGTGGTCCCCAGCCGCGATCTCGACCACGCGCCCCCCGCGCGTCCGGCGCCCCTGTTCGGGAACACTCTCCGCCGCGAGAGGGATCGCTTCGCCCCCCGCCGTGACGACGGTGACCTCGTCGCCCGGGACGACCTCGAGCGCGGCGACGAGGCGCCCCCCCTTTCCTCCGGAGGGAATCGCCAGGGTCCCGAGCCCACCCCGCTTCTGGAGGGGAAACTCGGAGAGGGGCGTTCGTTTCCCCCACCCCTCTTCACTCATCGAAAGGACCGAGGCATCCCGCCGCACGAGAACGACCCCCACCACCTCGTCGTCGTCTCGGAGCCCGATCCCCTTTACCCCCTGCGCGGTCCGCCCCTGCATCGGAATCTCGTTTTCGGGGAAGCGGATCGCTCGCCCTTCCTTCGTGAGGAGGATCACGTCGGCACGGTCGTCCGAGAGCACGACTTCGAGGATGCGGTCTCCCTCGCGCACCCCGGCGGCGATGATCCCCCCTGCGCGCGGATTTGAGAACTCGGAGAGGGGGGTCCGCTTCGCGAGTCCGCCGCGGGTCACGAAGAGCAGGACGCGCCCTTCGGAATCCAGCTCCTCCACCGGAAGGATTGTGACGATCCGGTCGGCACGGTCCGCCTCCGTGAGGGCGTAGATGGACTGTCCCCGGGAGGCCCGTGCCGATTCGGGAACGTCCCCCACCGAAAGGGTGTGGAGGCGTCCCCCCTCCGTGCAGGCCAGGAGCCATCCCCCCGTCCGGGCCGTGAAGACGCGCTCCAGCCAGTCGTTCGGGTAGTTCTCCATTCCGGCGAGCGAGCGCCCGCTGCCGATCCTCCGGCGGTAAAGATGCACGGGAATGCGCTTCACGAATCCCTCGTGGCTCACCGTCACGACGACGTCCTCGTCGGCGAAGGCCTCCGCGACCGAGATTTCATCGTCCTCCGCCTCGTCCACAATCTCCGTCCGCCGGGCGTCCCCCCAGCTCTCGGTCACCGCGTCCAGTTCCTGCACCACGACGCGAAGCTGTTCGTCCTCGCTCGCCAGGAGCGCCCGGAGGTTGGTGATCCGGCGCTCCAGGTCGGCGAGCCGGGCCTTGAGCTCCTTCCGCTCGAGAGCGGTCAGCCTCCCGAGCCGCATGTTCAGGATCGCGTCCGCCTGCACCTCGGAGAGCCCGAAGCGCTTCTGCAGGCGATCGGACGCCTGGGGGCGGTCCTTCGACCCCCGAATGATCTTCACGACTTCGTCGAGGTGGTCCAGCGCGAGGAGGAGCCCCTCGACGACGTGACGCTCCGCTTCCGCCTTCTCGAGCTCGAAGCGGGATCTCCGCACCACGACTTCCAGACGGTGATCGCGGTAGCGCTCGAGGAGCTGCTTGAGGTTGAACTCTTTCGGCTCTCCCCGGTCGAGGGCGAGGAGGATCGCGCCGAAGGTCGACTGGAGGTTGGTCTTGGCGTAGAGGGTGTCGAGCGTGGAGGCGGCGTTCCCTCCTCGCTTGAGCTGCACGACGAGGCGCATTCCATCCCGGTCGGACTCGTCGCGCACGTCGGAGACGTCGTCGAGTTTTCCCTTCCGCGAGAGATCCACGATCTGCTCGATGATCCGCACCTTGGAGATCCCGTACGGAATCTCCGAGACGACGAGCTGCTCCTTTCCGCCGCGCAGCGACTCGCGGACTACCCGGGCGCGCATGATGATCCGCCCCCGCCCCGTCTCGTACATGTCTTTGATCCCGTCCCGGCCCACGATGAAGGCGCCCGTCGGAAAGTCGGGGCCCGGGAGGTCCTTCATGAGCTCCTTCACCATGCACTCGGGTTTCCGGACGAGGCGCCTGAAGGCCTTCGCCACTTCGCGCAGGTTGTGCGGGGGCATGTTGGTGGACATCCCCACCGCGATCCCCGAGGAGCCGTTCACCAGGAGGTTTGGGAGGCGCCCCGGGAGGACGGAAGGCTCACGCAGGCGGTCGTCGAAGTTCGGGAGCCAATCCACGGTCTCCTTCTCGAGGTCCTCGAGGAGATCCATGGAGACGGGAGCAAGGCGGACTTCCGTATAGCGATACGCGGCGGCCGAGTCGCCGTCGATGGAGCCGAAGTTCCCCTGTCCGTCCACCAGGGGATACCGGAGGGAAAAATCCTGCACCATGCGGACGAGGGTGTCGTACACGGCGACGTCCCCGTGCGGGTGGTATTTCCCGAGCACCTCACCGACCACGGTCGCGCTTTTTTTGTGGGGCCGGTCCGGGAGGAGCCCCAGTTCGCTCATCGCAAAAAGGATTCGCCGGTGCACCGGCTTGAGGCCGTCGCGCACGTCCGGGAGCGCGCGCTGGACGATCACGCTCATGGAATAGTCG
Proteins encoded in this window:
- a CDS encoding CoA pyrophosphatase; its protein translation is MSLSGELKGLAPRLLGYGGPEDDPEIPAGSFAASVAVILRPAQRTHEILLIRRGESARDPWSGHMAFPGGRREVTDLSLLDTARRETMEETGILLAERGDVLGRLPEVTPLSKRLPPLAIVPFVFSVPSETPAWAATVEVADTHWVPIGHFLDPASHTYHHYDAGETVLTFPAFSLEGRTVWGLTHRILEELIRRYR
- the gyrA gene encoding DNA gyrase subunit A produces the protein MSIAQKRERILPRLIEEEMREAFLDYSMSVIVQRALPDVRDGLKPVHRRILFAMSELGLLPDRPHKKSATVVGEVLGKYHPHGDVAVYDTLVRMVQDFSLRYPLVDGQGNFGSIDGDSAAAYRYTEVRLAPVSMDLLEDLEKETVDWLPNFDDRLREPSVLPGRLPNLLVNGSSGIAVGMSTNMPPHNLREVAKAFRRLVRKPECMVKELMKDLPGPDFPTGAFIVGRDGIKDMYETGRGRIIMRARVVRESLRGGKEQLVVSEIPYGISKVRIIEQIVDLSRKGKLDDVSDVRDESDRDGMRLVVQLKRGGNAASTLDTLYAKTNLQSTFGAILLALDRGEPKEFNLKQLLERYRDHRLEVVVRRSRFELEKAEAERHVVEGLLLALDHLDEVVKIIRGSKDRPQASDRLQKRFGLSEVQADAILNMRLGRLTALERKELKARLADLERRITNLRALLASEDEQLRVVVQELDAVTESWGDARRTEIVDEAEDDEISVAEAFADEDVVVTVSHEGFVKRIPVHLYRRRIGSGRSLAGMENYPNDWLERVFTARTGGWLLACTEGGRLHTLSVGDVPESARASRGQSIYALTEADRADRIVTILPVEELDSEGRVLLFVTRGGLAKRTPLSEFSNPRAGGIIAAGVREGDRILEVVLSDDRADVILLTKEGRAIRFPENEIPMQGRTAQGVKGIGLRDDDEVVGVVLVRRDASVLSMSEEGWGKRTPLSEFPLQKRGGLGTLAIPSGGKGGRLVAALEVVPGDEVTVVTAGGEAIPLAAESVPEQGRRTRGGRVVEIAAGDHVSEVTRSVGSRKEEGGGSPSVREDSDEEESEVEEAPEGTSTPARSSGRGKGAGQPDLFGG